The following is a genomic window from Synechococcus sp. JA-2-3B'a(2-13).
GTGGATAACCTGCTCATCGGCGGCAAAGGGATCGCCGTCAGCCACATTGTCAACGCCGCCACCCGCGTGCATTACGGTGAATGGACCATCGGCTCGGCGGTAGGGCTGACCGTGGCTTGGCTGCACAGCCAGGATCCCAGCTTGACCCCAGCTCAGATCGTGCCGCAAGGCAAAATGGCCGATTTACAACGCTACCTGATCTCCCATGGGCAAAGACTGCAATGGTGAACCCAGAGGACACCGTCTCAGCGCGAACGACAGATCCCCACCCAATCGACCCAATTTTTCCGATATCGGGGCCCTAGGTTGTGTTGATCTTTCATTTGAGCCAAAAGGGAGCACTGACGAGATAGAGAAAACTCAAGAAGTTCCTGGCCAATTTGTCAAAACGAGAAAATAGATGCCGGTACTGCTTTAACTTATGAAAAAAGCATTCGATTAAATGCCTCTCTTGATACAGATGCTTGTCATAATGCCGCTGCGTCTTTCTATTCCTTTTAGGCGGAATAACCGCTTGAGCTTCCCCTATCTTCTCAATCAACTTATCCGCATCATATCCTTTATCCCCAATTACTTTGGTATCCTTTCTCTGCCAGCCCTCTATCAATTCTTCCCCTTGAGTAATATCGCTCTTTTCCCCGCCAGTTATTCTCAATTCCAGCGGATTTCCCAACCCATCTACACTCACATGAATCTTGGTGCTGTATCCGCCTCGGCTTCTCCCCAAAGCTTGCTCCCCTTTTTTCCGGCAGCACAGGAGTGCGCTCGAACCATGGTTGAATCAATAATGAGATGCTCTAAATCAGGGTCGTCAATAAAATACTTGAACATCCGTTCCCACACTCCAAAACGACTCCACCGGTGGAATCTTTGATAGATGGTGTACCATTTGCCATATCCTTCTGGGAGGTAGCGCCAAGGAGCACCGGAACGGGCTATCCAAAGAACTGCTTCAATAAACTGTTTGCAGTTTGCTTCTTTCCCAATGTTAACTCTCTCTTCTGTCTGTAAAAAAGCCAATATCTTCTGCCATTTGTTTTCATCTAAAAAAACCAACTTCATCCTCTTTCCTCTATAAATTATTCTCTCTATCCTAACATAAGATCAACACGACCTAGCCCTCAGAGGGAAGTGAATCGGGATCCCTGCCTGCGCGGGCATCTTCGCTACTTTTGCCATAGCGCTGCTGCCGCCACCACACCAACAGGGGGCTGGCGATAAAAATGCTGGAATACACCCCCAAAGTAAAGCCAATGAGCAGGGCAATGGCAAACCCCTTCAAGGTAGCTCCCCCGAAAATGGCGATGGCAACTAGGGGCAGCATCGTCGTCAGAGTGGTGTTCAGGGAGCGGGCAAAGGTCTGGTTCAGAGATAGGTTTACCACCTCGGCCAGGCTGACCTTGCGGCTCACCAGACGCAGATTCTCGCGGATGCGGTCGTAGATGACCACGGTGTCGTTGACGGAAAAGCCGATGATGGTCAGCAGCGCCACCACAAACAGGCTGTCCGCCTCCATACCCACCGTCAGGCCCAAAAGGGCAAATAGCCCTATCGTCAACACTACATCGTGCAGCAGCGCCACAATGGCAAACACCGCGTAATCCCACTGGAAGCGCAGGGCCAGGTACAGCACGATGAGCCCGAAAGAGATGAGCACGGCCACGATGCCGGAACGCAGGAGCAGACGACCCACCGTCGGGCCCACTGTCTCCACCAGGTTGCGCTGGAAGGGGGCAACCTCCTGCCGCAGGGTGGCTTCCACGGCCAAGCGCTCCGTCTCCGACAAAGGGGGCATGCGGATCAGGGCTTCCTGGCCCGTCTGGGTGTCCAGTTGAATGATGCTGCTCCCCAGGTTGTGTTCCTGCAGCGCCCGCCGCAGCTCCTCGGTGGTGACAGGCCGCTCAAAGCTCAGATCCAGCAAAGTGCCGCCGGAAAAATCCAACCCCAGCCGCAGGGGGGTTCCCAGAGAAGCTAGGGAAAAGGCCATGCTGACCAGCCCCACCAGCAGCACCGCCAAGGACAAGCTGAACCACAGCTTGCTCCGTCCAACAATGTCGAAGCGATAGTCGAGCAACCGAGAGGCGGGATCTACGGGGGATAGCTCTTGAGCCGTCATGATTGAGCTGTCTCCATCCGAACGCCGTAAAACTCAGGTTTGCGCAAGCTGGGGATCCCCATTGCCGCCAAGAGCAGGCTACGGGTGCAGGTGATGGCCGTAAAGAAGCTCACCAGAATGCCAATGCCCAGGGTTACCGCAAACCCTTTCACCAGTCCCATCCCCAGCCAGAAAAGCACGCCACAGACCAAAAGGGTAGTCACATTGCTGTCCAGGATGCTGCTGAAGGCGCGGTTAAACCCTTCCGAAATGGACTTGTAGATGGATTTGCCGGCCCGCAACTCTTCTTTGATGCGCTCGAAGATCAGCACATTGGCATCCACCGCCATGCCGATGCTGAGGATAAAGCCGGCGATCCCCGGCAGAGTCATGGTTACCCCCAGCAGTTGGAAGAGAGCAAAGGTACAGAGGGCGTAGATAAGCAGAGCAATGTCCGCAATCAGCCCTGGCAGGCGATAGTAGGCCACCATAAAGAGGAAAACCAGCACCAGGCCCCCGATCCCGGCATAGAGGCTGCGGCGCACGCTCACTTCCCCCAAAGTGGCCCCGACAGTGCGATTTTCAATCACCTGAATGGGAACCGGCAGCGCTCCTGCCCTGAGCTTGACCGCCAAGTCAGTGGCGGTTTCCACCGTAAAATTGCCCGTGATCACCGCCGTCCCGCCGGTGATGCCGGTGCGGGCAAACTCCGGCCCCACGATCGGGGCACTGATCAACACGTCGTCCAGAAAAATGCCCAATGGACGTTCTGTTCCGGCCAGATCTCGGGTGAGCTGAGTAAATTTTTCTGCCCCCTCCGGCTTGAACTCCAGCAGCACCTCCCAACTCTGGGATCCGCGGCGGGGGGCTTGGGGATAGGCATTGCGCAGCAGATCCCCGGTGAGGCCGACCCGCTCAAACAGAGTATCCGGATCCTCCCCCGCTGTTATCTCTCCCCGCTCGTTGCGGGGCAGCGCGCCGACGGGAACCAAGCCCTTGCGAAACTCCAGTTGGGCTGTATCTCCAAGGAGAGCAATGGCCCGATCCGGATCCGCCACCCCCGGCAACTGCACGAACAGGCGGTCTTGGCCGCTGATCTGCACCAGAGGCTCAGCCACCCCCAACCCGTTGATCCGCTGCTGGATGACGGCCTCTACCCCCTGCATCACTTCGGGGGTGATTTCAGGCACCTCCTCGGTGGGCACAGCTTGTAGCGTGAGCTGGGTTCCTCCCTTGAGGTCAAGGCCAAGGCGAACCTCCCGGCTGAAGCCCAAGTAAACGAGGGCAACCACCACGGCCAAGATGAAGATCAGCCCTCGCAAAAAGGAGAGCCGACTGAGCCACGACGCTGAGGATCTAGCCATACTGCTGAGAAGGTGAGGAACACGGTCGCACTCGATCTGAGGCTCTTAGGATTTTGGCACTTTGTAAACTACCCGACCCTACACCGCCTTAGCAGTGTAGCGCGGGCTTTCAGTAGCCCTGAGCCTGTTATGCTCTACCAGAGAACAAAACAAGCCCGAACCTCTAGGCTGGTTTACAGCAGCCCCCAAAAGCGCAATCACATTCGCACCATTCAAATCCGCATCCCCTTTCCATCCACAGTGTCCACACTTAAACTTCTTTCCACTGCGGTAGGATTGCGCAGGGTCGGGATGAATGTGCAAACACCGGTGGCAGGTCTGCGACGTGTAGGCAGGCGGAACAAGAATCAGAGCAACCCCCGCACGCAGAGCCTTGTACTCCAAAAATTGACGGAGTTGATAAAACGCCCAACTGTTGGCCCTGCGCCGTTCGGCTTTGCTGCGTGGCTGTTGATTGACCCTTTCCCGAATCCCTGTCAAGTCTTCCAGAGCAATAGCGCTGTTTGTCGCCTTTGCCCTAGAGACAATAGCTTTGGAGATGCGATGATTGACCCACGTTTTTGCTACGCAACGCTGACGCGACTGAAAGCGTCTTTCCTTGCCAGACAGCCGTTGCAACAGTTCTCTGCATCTGCGCCGCGAACTGCGGGTGCCCTTACTGGCTTTGCGTTGGAGTACCGCCCTCAACCGCGAGTGATGGTCTCGGACTTTGTTCAACTGCTGTCCATTCCAGTTATCTCCTTCCGATGTATGAGCAATATCCGTCCTTCCCAAATCCACGCCCAGCACTCTATCCGTGCCTTGCAGTGGGCACGGTTCCGTTTCCACACAGATTTGAATGGAGTAGGAACCGTCTTTGCGCTTGACCAGAGTGGCCGATTTGGGATTGGAGCCTGCCAACTGTTCTCTCTGGTAACGGCCAATCGCCAGCTCAAAGCGCTCTCGACCCCCAACGGTGTTCAGCGACACCGTCCAGTCTTTCTCGCGAAACGAAAAGATACGGGCATCGTAGGTCGCAAAGCCTCTCTTGAACGCTTTGACCGGACGGTTTTTCTGTCGGGCAACTTTACGGGCACCGGCCAGCCATCTGCAGACCTGCTGAGCCAAGTTACTGGACAAGCCGAACCGGGCCCGGATTTGGCGGTAGCACAGAGATTGAAGTTTAACGGCGTTAACTACCTTCTCTGGTGTGTTTTGGTTGACCCAGTTCAACGCCTGCACAAAGGCATCCAAGGTCGCATCCAACTTTGCGGCTTGCGACTGGGACACCTTGAGCTTGCAGGAGACGGTCAGGACTTGGGTCATGGTTCTATCGTAACTTCCGCATTCCTCCCGACCCTCGTCCTACGGACAGAGGGCGGGGCTCCTGCGCTAGTAAGCTGAACTTTCTGATCCTATCGCAGACGGGATCCCAGCGGAAAACAGCAGAGCCCGTGGCGCTGCCCCGACAAAATGGCCCTTGGGATCCACCGCCAAGGCAACCCCCAGCTTGATGAAGATAGGCACCGGATTATCGCTTTGGGCAGAGCGGATGAGGTTCCAAGCTGTCGGTGTTGCAGTTGAAAAGATCGCTCTGTGGCTAAAGACTGCCCCCGCTGGTTTCGCCGGCCCTAGGTTAGGCTATTGCCATCTCGGGAGAGCAGGAAACACCGCTGCTCTGCCCCGAAGTCGGCGAGTTGAGTCAAGGAAGGTTGAGGTGAAGGGGAGACTGACCTGCCATTTCCCTGTGCTGCTATTGGCCCTGCCTCTGTGGGGATCCCCGACCTGGGCCGGAGAGTATTTCACCGAGGAAGTCACCAGCCCCAGCCTGGAGATCATTCACGGCTGGCGGCAGGAGGTGTACGGCATTGGGGTTACCATCACCAACACCAGCCTCGGCTCCTTTCGGGTGCCCTTGGAAATTGATATGGAGGATCGGACTAGCTGTGAGCGGGCCGACTTAGTGCTGACCAACAATCGCATCATGCCGATGGGATCCTTCCAAGATTGCATTCTCAACATCTTTCCCTACCTGGATAAGTTCATCAACCAAGAAGTCGCCAGCATCCGAGTCACCCTAAAAGGGCCAGCTCCCCTCCTGGAAATTCCGGTAGAGGAGTCGGATCGACTGATCTTGGCCCAGGTGGCCAACCAATCGCGGGAAGCCTTTGTTTTCTTTCAGCAGGAGTTGGCCCGTGTTTTGGAGCTGCTGAGGCAGTCGGATCCCAAGCAAAGCGAGACGGCCCCACAGCCTGGCACCCCAGTTCCGACCGCCACCCCAGCCGAGTCTGCCGCTAGCCCAGGAGATTTTGTAATCGTGGGATCCATTCGGGAAGAACGAGTGGGGGCCGGTAGCCGCCTAAGCGTGGAAGCGATCAACCGCAGCACCCGCACGGTTCTCAACGCCCGTGCTCGTTTCACCTTCTATCGGGGAGAAGAAGTTGTCGATACGCGAGTGGCAGCATTTGAGCCCAGCGACGTGCCCCCCGGACAAAGGGCCTCCGCCAGTGTGCTGAAAACCGAGGCCAATTGGGATCGCGTCACGGTGACCTTCCAGTGGCAGTAGGGTTGTCTCAGGGGGCTAAAGCGTTGCCGCGAATCAGGCTGCCCAGGGTTTTGACCGTGATCTTGAACTGCACCCAAGGGCTCATGGGCACTACCGTCTTGTAGAGGTAGCTGTCAAAGGTCATCCTCTGCACGTCCCGGTCGGCGCACATCTCCACAAAGGCTTCGCGGGTGGCATTGGAACGGTAGAACACCCGCTGCAGGATGTCCAAGACCTTGTAGGTCAGGCCGTATTGGCGATCCCAGCGCTTGAGATACAGTTTTAGATCCTCCTCTGTGGGAATGCGCTTGCCGCCGTTGGAGGTCTCGACGATGGTCTCGGCGCACATGCGGCCTGACTTGGCGGCAAAATAGATCCCTTCGCCGCTGGATTTGGTTACGTATCCCGCCGCATCTCCCACCAAAGCAGCACGGCCCACCACGCGGCGCGGGCGGGGATGCTCTGGGATCGGATGGGCTTCCACCTTGATCACCTGGCCTCCTCGAATCCGCTCGGCAGCACGGGCGCGGATCCCAGCTTGCAACTTTTGGATGTGGGCTTGGTTTGCCCTCATGGTGCCGGTGCCCACGGCTACATGGTTGGACTTGGGAAACACCCAGGCATAAAAGTCTGGAGAAACATCGTCCCCCACATACATTTCTGCCCGCTCTGCGTAGTAGGCCATTTTGTCGTCCGGGAGCCGGATGCGCTCCTGAAAGGCCAGCGCATAGTTGTAGTCGCCAGCACCAATGGCTTCTGCCACCTTGGAGTGGAACCCATCCGCCCCGATCACCACATCCACAGCCAAAGAACGCGGCACCCCTTGCCTCGATCCGTCAGAGAAATCGTTGTAGTGCAGGATGTAGGGATCCCGGCCATTCTGGGGGATTTCCAGATGCATTACCTTGCCGTTGATCAGCTCCGCCCCTTTTTGGTGGGCACGATTGCGCAAGAAGGCATCCAAGATCTCGCGGCGACACATGCCGATGTACTCGTTTTCTTTTTCGAGGGCGATATCCACCTCATAGTTGGAAGGGGAGATCATCTTCATCTTGCGCACTTTGCGGTCGATGATCCCCTCGGGGAGGTCGAACTCGGAGACCATACAGAGGGGAATGGCGCCCCCGCAGGGCTTGGCGTTGTCGAGCTTCCGCTCAAACAAAAAGGTCTCGATTCCAGCTTGGGCCAGAACTTCGGCAGCAGAGGCTCCGGCTGGGCCGCCCCCCACAACAGCAACTCTCAGACTCAAGGTGCTCTCCTCGATGCAAATGCGACTGGCTCATCAGACAGCAGGCATCCTACCACAGCTCCTCAGAAGCA
Proteins encoded in this region:
- a CDS encoding IS5-like element ISSoc13 family transposase (programmed frameshift), yielding MKLVFLDENKWQKILAFLQTEERVNIGKEANCKQFIEAVLWIARSGAPWRYLPEGYGKWYTIYQRFHRWSRFGVWERMFKYFIDDPDLEHLIIDSTMVRAHSCAAGKKGEQALGRSRGGYSTKIHVSVDGLGNPLELRITGGEKSDITQGEELIEGWQRKDTKVIGDKGYDADKLIEKIGEAQAVIPPKRNRKTQRHYDKHLYQERHLIECFFHKLKQYRHLFSRFDKLARNFLSFLYLVSAPFWLK
- the secF gene encoding protein translocase subunit SecF, yielding MTAQELSPVDPASRLLDYRFDIVGRSKLWFSLSLAVLLVGLVSMAFSLASLGTPLRLGLDFSGGTLLDLSFERPVTTEELRRALQEHNLGSSIIQLDTQTGQEALIRMPPLSETERLAVEATLRQEVAPFQRNLVETVGPTVGRLLLRSGIVAVLISFGLIVLYLALRFQWDYAVFAIVALLHDVVLTIGLFALLGLTVGMEADSLFVVALLTIIGFSVNDTVVIYDRIRENLRLVSRKVSLAEVVNLSLNQTFARSLNTTLTTMLPLVAIAIFGGATLKGFAIALLIGFTLGVYSSIFIASPLLVWWRQQRYGKSSEDARAGRDPDSLPSEG
- the secD gene encoding protein translocase subunit SecD — its product is MARSSASWLSRLSFLRGLIFILAVVVALVYLGFSREVRLGLDLKGGTQLTLQAVPTEEVPEITPEVMQGVEAVIQQRINGLGVAEPLVQISGQDRLFVQLPGVADPDRAIALLGDTAQLEFRKGLVPVGALPRNERGEITAGEDPDTLFERVGLTGDLLRNAYPQAPRRGSQSWEVLLEFKPEGAEKFTQLTRDLAGTERPLGIFLDDVLISAPIVGPEFARTGITGGTAVITGNFTVETATDLAVKLRAGALPVPIQVIENRTVGATLGEVSVRRSLYAGIGGLVLVFLFMVAYYRLPGLIADIALLIYALCTFALFQLLGVTMTLPGIAGFILSIGMAVDANVLIFERIKEELRAGKSIYKSISEGFNRAFSSILDSNVTTLLVCGVLFWLGMGLVKGFAVTLGIGILVSFFTAITCTRSLLLAAMGIPSLRKPEFYGVRMETAQS
- a CDS encoding RNA-guided endonuclease InsQ/TnpB family protein: MTQVLTVSCKLKVSQSQAAKLDATLDAFVQALNWVNQNTPEKVVNAVKLQSLCYRQIRARFGLSSNLAQQVCRWLAGARKVARQKNRPVKAFKRGFATYDARIFSFREKDWTVSLNTVGGRERFELAIGRYQREQLAGSNPKSATLVKRKDGSYSIQICVETEPCPLQGTDRVLGVDLGRTDIAHTSEGDNWNGQQLNKVRDHHSRLRAVLQRKASKGTRSSRRRCRELLQRLSGKERRFQSRQRCVAKTWVNHRISKAIVSRAKATNSAIALEDLTGIRERVNQQPRSKAERRRANSWAFYQLRQFLEYKALRAGVALILVPPAYTSQTCHRCLHIHPDPAQSYRSGKKFKCGHCGWKGDADLNGANVIALLGAAVNQPRGSGLFCSLVEHNRLRATESPRYTAKAV
- the chlP gene encoding geranylgeranyl reductase, encoding MSLRVAVVGGGPAGASAAEVLAQAGIETFLFERKLDNAKPCGGAIPLCMVSEFDLPEGIIDRKVRKMKMISPSNYEVDIALEKENEYIGMCRREILDAFLRNRAHQKGAELINGKVMHLEIPQNGRDPYILHYNDFSDGSRQGVPRSLAVDVVIGADGFHSKVAEAIGAGDYNYALAFQERIRLPDDKMAYYAERAEMYVGDDVSPDFYAWVFPKSNHVAVGTGTMRANQAHIQKLQAGIRARAAERIRGGQVIKVEAHPIPEHPRPRRVVGRAALVGDAAGYVTKSSGEGIYFAAKSGRMCAETIVETSNGGKRIPTEEDLKLYLKRWDRQYGLTYKVLDILQRVFYRSNATREAFVEMCADRDVQRMTFDSYLYKTVVPMSPWVQFKITVKTLGSLIRGNALAP